In Brachionichthys hirsutus isolate HB-005 chromosome 5, CSIRO-AGI_Bhir_v1, whole genome shotgun sequence, a single genomic region encodes these proteins:
- the zgc:101783 gene encoding protein FAM3C has protein sequence MPRGRSYRKWILQCLLILIPLMIVITLWMQRYNSFKADWYNDLSSQLISISSQGSDQQANESDGPCKVKVNCPADQFSFFIQSGAANVVPPKICLQNQLVLGSMLNNAGSGINIVVINGKTAEVTKTGHFDMYSGDVKPLIELLQGVNDGSIVMIASYDEPATKLDEEARKLISDLGSSVVQSLSFRDNWVFVGAKGSVMKSQFEKHIKHDYQNDKYENWPELIVIQGCIPKYLG, from the exons ATGCCGAGAGGAAGAAGCTACAGAAAGT GGATTTTGCAGTGTCTGCTGATCCTGATCCCCCTCATGATCGTGATCACGCTGTGGATGCAGAGATACAACTCCTTCAAAG ctgATTGGTATAATGATTTATCTTCACAATTGATCAGCATTTCCAGTCAGGGCTCTGACCAGCAGGCGAATGAGTCAG ATGGACCTTGCAAGGTGAAGGTAAACTGTCCAGCTGATCAGTTCAGCTTCTTCATCCAGAGCGGAGCAGCTAATGTTGTGCCTCCAAAGATTTGCCTCCAAAACCAGCT GGTTCTGGGGTCAATGCTGAACAATGCTGGATCAGGGATAAACATCGTTGTAATAAACG GTAAaacagcagaggtcacaaagACCGGCCACTTCGACATGTACAGTGGAG atGTAAAACCTCTCATTGAGTTACTGCAGGGCGTTAACGACGGCTCCATCGTGATGATAGCGTCCTACGATGAACCTGCAACAAA gttAGATGAAGAGGCCAGGAAACTGATTTCTGACCTGGGAAGCTCTGTTGTCCAATCGCTGTCCTTCAGAGATAACTGGGTGTTTGTTGGCGCCAAAGGATCAGTGATGAAGAGCCAATTTGAGAAG CACATCAAGCACGACTACCAAAACGACAAATATGAGAACTGGCCAGAGCTCATTGTCATACAAGGGTGCATCCCTAAATATCTGGGATGA